CCGGCCACAGGCCGCCCATGCAGCGCAGGCGCTCGCTCCAGGGGTGCGTTTCGCCGACCGGAAGGTGGTCGGGATTGCGCCAGCCCAGGTACTGCACGAGCAGGATGTAGAACAGCACCCCGAGCAGGCCGGGGACGACCCCGGCGGCGAACAGGTGGGTGATGTCGGTGTCGGTCATGATGCCGTACAGGACGAAGATCACCGAAGGCGGAATCATGATTCCGAGGGTGCCGCCCGCGGCGATGAGGCCGGCGGAAAAGCCCGGCGCATAACCGGCGCGGCGCATTTCCGGCAGCGCGACCTGGCTCATCGTCGCCGCGGTCGCCACCGACGAGCCGTTGATCGCGGCAAAGCCGCCGCAGGCGGCGATCGAAGCGTAGGCGAGACCGCCGCGGCGATGGCCGAACCAGATCCGGCCCGCGGTGAAGAGTTCCTGGCTGAGCCCCGAGTGGGAGGCGAAGGCGCCCATCAGGATGAACATCGGGATCACCGACAGGTCGTAGTCGGTCAGCACCGATAGCGGGACGTTGGCGAACAGGTTCAGCGCCGGGTAGGACCCGGTGAGCAGACCGAAGCCGAGCACGCCGGCGACGCCCATGGCGACGCCGATCGGCACGCGCAGCACCATCATGGCGAACATCGCCACGAAGCCGGCAAGGGCGACCAGGTCACGATCCATAATGATTCTCCGTTTTCATCGTTTCCAGGTGGCGTGCCCACAGCACGGCGAGACGGTGCAATGCGAGCAGCACGGTCGCGGTGGCACCGAGCGCAGCGACCGGATAGAACCAGATCAGCGGCAGGCGCAGATCGGAGGTGGCCTGGGTACCGGTGCTGCCGACCTTGACCCACACCATCCATGCCAGTGGCGCGAAGAAGGCCACGCACAGTGCGGTGACCGTGATTTCGAGGCGGCGGCGGCCGACCGCGCCGAGATGCTCCCACAGGATGTCGACACTGATGTGGCTGCCGCGGTGGGTGGCGAGGGCGATCCCCCAGAACATGGCGATGGCCAACAGCAGGCGCGAACCGTCGAACCAGTCGGGAATGGTCGCGGCGAACAGTTCGCGCGCGAGGACGTTGGCGGTCGTCAGCAGCGCGATCAGCAGCATGAAGACGGCGGCCAGGGTCTCGGTAAGGGCAAGGATCTGCTTCATGCCGATGCAGGCTCCGGAAAAGGACAGGGACCGCACGAAGCGGCGAACCCCGGTCCGGGGACCGGGGGGGGGCAAGTGGACCCGGGGAAAAGGCCGGGGCCGTGGCCGTGGGAGCGGGACCCGGAGGTCCCGCGGTGCGGCCTTACAGGCCGGCGTTACGGCTGGTGATTTCCTTCTTCAGGGCGTCGAGAACGCTGGCAGCATTGCCGCCGGGCAGGCTCTTCGCCCACACGTCGTAGACGGGCTGGACCGCCTGCTTCCACTTGGCCAGCTGCGCATCGGTGAGCGGCACCAGCTTCTGGTCGCCCATCGCGGCGAGCTTGTCGCGCCCGCTGTCCTCTTCGTCGCCCCAGGCGGTGCCGACGCGGCCGGCCCATTCGTTGTTGCAGTGGTCGTCGATGACCTTGCGCTGGCTGCCGGACAGGTTGTCGTACCAGTTCTTGTTCATCACCCACACGAAGTTGGCGGCATAGAGGCGCATGTCGGTGTGGTGGTTGGCGGCGCGGTGGACGTTGAAGGTGATCAGCGAATTCCACGGGAAGGTGATGGCATCGGCGACGCCCTTGTCGAGCGCATCCCTCGCTTCGGGGGCGGACACCTGGACGTTGGTCGCACCGAGCGCGGTCATCGTCTGGGCGACGGTGCCGTTGGCCGGACGCACTTTCATGCCCTTGAGCTGGTCGGGGTCGGTGATCGGCTGCTTGGAGTGCAGCGTGCCGACGTGCATGTGCGAGAAACAGAACTTGACGTCGCCCATTTCCTTGTCGGCATAGGCGCGGTACCAGGCATCGACCGCGGCCGAGCCGGCGCCCGGCGTGCGGAACAGGAAGGGCAGCTCGCTCGCGGCATAGATCGGGAAGCGGCCGGCCTGGTAGCCCGGGCTGACCCAGGCCATGTCGGCGATGCCGTCGCGGGTCATGTCGTAGTGATCGGCGGCCTTGCCCAGCTGCTGCGCCGGATAGAGGGTCACCTTGATCGAGCCGCCGGACGCTTCCTCGACCGATTTGGCCCAGGGCTCGAAACCGGTGCGCGCCAGCGCGTGCTGCGGCGGCAGCCAGCTGGCGAAACGCAGCTCGACCGGCTTGTCCGCCGCAGCGGAAGGCA
The window above is part of the Thauera aromatica K172 genome. Proteins encoded here:
- a CDS encoding TRAP transporter large permease, whose product is MDRDLVALAGFVAMFAMMVLRVPIGVAMGVAGVLGFGLLTGSYPALNLFANVPLSVLTDYDLSVIPMFILMGAFASHSGLSQELFTAGRIWFGHRRGGLAYASIAACGGFAAINGSSVATAATMSQVALPEMRRAGYAPGFSAGLIAAGGTLGIMIPPSVIFVLYGIMTDTDITHLFAAGVVPGLLGVLFYILLVQYLGWRNPDHLPVGETHPWSERLRCMGGLWPVIVLFSVVLGGIYGGWFTVQEGAGVGAAGTLAIGMVRGKLRWPQIKQALIEALRISSAIMLIVIGAYLFGYFLTVTQFTQKAVETLVHLPVGPYGVLALILIGYFILGAVMDELAMILLTVPIVFPAMMQLGFDPVWFGVITVMAVSFGMITPPVGINVFVINSIAGDIALTKIYRGVAAFLAVDVVRLVLLCAFPILSLWLPGTLK
- a CDS encoding TRAP transporter small permease, producing the protein MKQILALTETLAAVFMLLIALLTTANVLARELFAATIPDWFDGSRLLLAIAMFWGIALATHRGSHISVDILWEHLGAVGRRRLEITVTALCVAFFAPLAWMVWVKVGSTGTQATSDLRLPLIWFYPVAALGATATVLLALHRLAVLWARHLETMKTENHYGS
- a CDS encoding TRAP transporter substrate-binding protein produces the protein MKNFRTTLAKAVMLPALLIPALPSAAADKPVELRFASWLPPQHALARTGFEPWAKSVEEASGGSIKVTLYPAQQLGKAADHYDMTRDGIADMAWVSPGYQAGRFPIYAASELPFLFRTPGAGSAAVDAWYRAYADKEMGDVKFCFSHMHVGTLHSKQPITDPDQLKGMKVRPANGTVAQTMTALGATNVQVSAPEARDALDKGVADAITFPWNSLITFNVHRAANHHTDMRLYAANFVWVMNKNWYDNLSGSQRKVIDDHCNNEWAGRVGTAWGDEEDSGRDKLAAMGDQKLVPLTDAQLAKWKQAVQPVYDVWAKSLPGGNAASVLDALKKEITSRNAGL